A single genomic interval of Asinibacterium sp. OR53 harbors:
- a CDS encoding PorP/SprF family type IX secretion system membrane protein → MIKQSTLRMLVAWCLLLLCSNRVAAQDYTFSQFYEQPLLRNPALAGIFTGDIRLSLAHRDQWGSVTVPYRTTSFSAEYKIPVGTKDDIVTVGTQMSMDGAGDLRLRRTQILPVVNFHKALSENSDTYLSAAFMGGPVSSQFDPSQMKLGDQYRGGSFDPSNPTSQPITATGYSYWDMATGLSFSSSFSNKTRFYVAVGLSHFNNPTITSVTGNVENFLKPRWSFNLGVNAPSGESGHLIAFVDYFAQNGGRQILGGALYGVNIREYDNNEPDIMYIGSFLRWGDAAIPTVKLEFAHFSIGVSYDINISKLKVASNLRGGLELTASYRDFLKIRSSTLDKVRCVRF, encoded by the coding sequence ATGATAAAGCAATCTACCCTTCGGATGCTCGTGGCCTGGTGCTTGCTACTGCTTTGCAGTAATAGGGTAGCGGCGCAGGACTACACATTCTCCCAGTTTTATGAGCAACCACTGCTCAGGAACCCCGCGCTGGCAGGCATATTCACGGGTGATATACGCTTATCACTCGCACACCGCGATCAATGGGGCAGCGTTACCGTTCCATACAGGACCACTTCTTTCAGTGCAGAGTACAAAATACCGGTGGGGACCAAAGACGATATCGTTACCGTGGGTACGCAGATGAGTATGGACGGCGCCGGTGACCTCAGGCTCAGGAGAACACAGATTCTGCCAGTAGTGAATTTCCACAAAGCACTTAGTGAAAACAGCGATACTTATTTGTCCGCCGCATTCATGGGCGGCCCCGTTTCCAGCCAGTTCGATCCATCACAGATGAAGCTGGGCGACCAATACCGGGGAGGTAGTTTTGATCCATCCAATCCTACTTCACAACCCATTACTGCAACAGGATATTCTTACTGGGATATGGCAACCGGACTCTCCTTCAGCAGCTCGTTCAGTAATAAAACCAGGTTTTATGTAGCAGTAGGACTTTCGCATTTCAACAACCCCACCATCACTTCCGTGACCGGTAACGTGGAGAACTTCCTGAAACCCCGCTGGTCTTTTAACCTGGGAGTGAATGCTCCTTCCGGCGAGAGCGGACACCTGATTGCCTTTGTAGATTATTTTGCCCAAAACGGTGGCAGGCAGATACTGGGCGGCGCCCTTTATGGCGTAAACATCAGGGAGTACGACAACAATGAGCCGGATATCATGTACATCGGCAGTTTTCTGCGTTGGGGCGATGCAGCCATCCCTACTGTTAAACTGGAATTCGCTCACTTCAGCATCGGCGTTAGTTACGATATCAACATTTCCAAACTGAAAGTGGCTTCCAATCTCAGGGGCGGACTGGAACTGACGGCTTCTTACCGCGATTTCTTAAAGATCAGGAGTTCTACGCTGGACAAAGTGCGTTGCGTTCGTTTCTAA
- a CDS encoding OmpA family protein yields MVKIIKHSLVCMVCTVLVGYLLPAGVQAQNARKIEKKADASFKMKDYYTAAKLYASLLYDSAALDGVAPLYPYQSSNQKAFSKTKSSQQPYVLYQLAESYRLGYHYQEALKPYEQYIATKDTRFPLASLWYGICLNANNQPEKAATVFKDFLKKYRPKDAYAQMARIGLANTDFVIANRVLPPKAVITKIKNLPSGDGSIFALDKINDSTFWFSSSKHEPSKQHEIEYPIRLFSGKFNNDNVQKIAAVSVRDMNMAASSMSADGRTVFFTGWRNGDKSSGTNYGIFYMQRENANSNWTVPVALPAVVNAPGYNTRQPFLTRDGKHLFFSSDRPGGYGKFDLWLINMEGAKPQGAAINLGKIINSDGEEASPFYDADSSRLFFSSDGRAGMGGLDIYRIYGTPENNQWSAEVTNMGYPYNSVKNDVYFSKDRYTDTAYLSSDRNSLCCLELYKAVPILYKDTAKLAPAVDSSDYWAKVVKEKQAQADSIARSVAEDNKVKQALMDSVNAATVERLYVNYNFASSAIRRVDHATLDRIVSKLKKDPQLNILVASFTDCIGSKENNERLSRRRSESVKEYLEKKGIASARINTDFFGKKHLILPCYEAKRVNIEEQIANRRSDLILTHALHPKWTPSGKELDIIGNENAGETGAVSVSAAYPTVSERKRITSAEGNRQVSGESKRITAGNKDVSIANKSAITDDNKAANNKAVATSKKKESDRGDEPTAFKLKKPKDKGTTIPKKAEPVVTGRREGFDKTVARRDVEKLPHKMNISSLVNMLPSIKSPDLVEEMTKRIPRKPLDIYSTSDSVRIDLYDNGVFDYDSVSVIYNKKLVVYKELLQTNKPITFYVNLNTDQTKNELIFFAENLGITPPNSALMIITDGNKRTEVNVTSDLEHNTVVYFIKVNKK; encoded by the coding sequence ATGGTCAAGATTATAAAACATAGTTTGGTTTGCATGGTGTGCACTGTTCTTGTCGGTTATCTCCTGCCAGCAGGTGTGCAAGCACAGAATGCCAGGAAAATTGAAAAGAAGGCCGATGCAAGCTTTAAGATGAAAGACTATTATACGGCGGCCAAACTCTATGCGTCGCTTTTGTACGATAGTGCGGCGCTTGACGGAGTCGCACCCCTATATCCTTACCAATCATCTAACCAGAAAGCTTTTTCTAAAACCAAATCATCGCAGCAGCCTTATGTATTGTATCAATTGGCGGAATCTTACCGCTTGGGTTATCATTATCAGGAAGCATTGAAACCTTATGAACAATACATAGCCACCAAAGATACCCGGTTTCCGCTGGCATCGTTATGGTATGGTATCTGCCTGAATGCAAATAACCAACCTGAGAAAGCCGCTACGGTGTTCAAAGACTTTCTCAAAAAATACCGGCCTAAAGATGCCTATGCACAAATGGCAAGGATTGGGCTCGCTAACACCGACTTTGTCATTGCCAACAGGGTATTGCCTCCCAAAGCGGTGATAACAAAGATCAAGAACCTGCCATCGGGCGATGGTTCCATTTTCGCATTGGACAAGATCAATGATTCTACTTTCTGGTTCAGCAGCTCAAAGCATGAACCTTCTAAACAACATGAGATTGAATACCCCATCCGGCTTTTCTCGGGCAAGTTCAACAACGATAATGTACAAAAGATCGCAGCCGTTTCGGTACGCGATATGAATATGGCGGCTTCTTCGATGTCGGCAGACGGAAGAACTGTTTTCTTCACCGGGTGGAGGAACGGCGATAAATCTTCCGGTACGAATTATGGCATCTTTTATATGCAAAGAGAAAATGCCAACAGTAACTGGACTGTGCCGGTGGCCCTGCCAGCTGTAGTGAATGCACCGGGGTATAATACAAGACAACCATTTCTTACACGTGACGGGAAACATCTTTTCTTTTCGTCCGACAGGCCCGGCGGTTATGGTAAGTTCGACCTGTGGTTGATCAATATGGAAGGCGCAAAACCTCAGGGAGCAGCCATCAACCTGGGCAAGATCATCAATAGTGATGGAGAAGAGGCTTCTCCTTTTTATGATGCCGATTCTTCGAGACTTTTCTTCAGTTCAGATGGAAGAGCCGGTATGGGTGGATTAGATATTTACCGGATATATGGTACGCCTGAAAATAACCAATGGTCTGCGGAAGTAACTAATATGGGATACCCCTATAACTCGGTAAAAAACGATGTTTATTTCAGTAAAGACCGGTATACAGATACCGCATACCTGAGCTCCGACCGCAATTCATTGTGTTGCCTGGAACTCTACAAAGCCGTGCCCATCCTGTATAAAGATACCGCCAAACTCGCTCCCGCTGTAGATAGTAGTGATTACTGGGCAAAAGTGGTGAAGGAAAAACAAGCGCAGGCCGATTCCATCGCACGCAGCGTGGCAGAAGATAACAAGGTCAAACAAGCGTTGATGGATTCTGTGAATGCAGCTACTGTAGAGCGGTTGTACGTGAATTACAATTTTGCCAGCTCAGCTATCAGGCGGGTGGATCATGCAACGCTCGATAGGATCGTAAGCAAATTGAAAAAAGATCCCCAACTGAATATATTGGTGGCTTCCTTCACCGATTGTATCGGAAGCAAAGAGAATAATGAAAGATTGTCCAGGAGGAGGTCCGAATCGGTAAAAGAATATCTTGAGAAAAAAGGAATCGCTTCTGCACGCATCAACACAGATTTCTTCGGGAAAAAACACCTGATCTTACCCTGTTATGAAGCCAAACGCGTGAACATTGAAGAACAAATCGCGAACAGGCGGTCTGACCTGATCCTGACACATGCGCTTCATCCTAAATGGACCCCTTCCGGAAAAGAATTGGATATCATTGGCAATGAAAATGCAGGCGAAACTGGTGCGGTTAGTGTTTCTGCCGCATACCCTACGGTTAGCGAGCGCAAGCGTATTACTTCTGCTGAAGGTAATAGACAGGTATCTGGAGAGAGCAAACGCATCACTGCCGGAAATAAAGATGTATCTATTGCTAATAAGTCTGCAATTACTGATGATAACAAAGCTGCAAACAATAAAGCAGTAGCTACGTCGAAGAAAAAAGAAAGTGACAGGGGTGATGAGCCCACAGCTTTCAAACTTAAAAAGCCAAAAGATAAGGGCACTACCATACCGAAGAAAGCTGAACCCGTTGTAACGGGCCGTAGGGAAGGTTTCGATAAAACCGTTGCAAGAAGAGATGTTGAAAAGCTGCCGCATAAAATGAATATCAGCTCCCTGGTAAACATGCTGCCTTCCATCAAATCGCCCGACCTGGTAGAGGAAATGACCAAACGCATACCGCGCAAGCCACTCGATATCTATTCCACTTCCGATTCTGTGCGGATAGACCTGTACGATAATGGTGTGTTCGACTATGATTCAGTTTCAGTAATATATAATAAAAAATTGGTTGTATATAAGGAACTGCTGCAGACCAACAAGCCAATTACTTTCTATGTAAACCTGAATACTGATCAAACTAAGAATGAATTGATTTTCTTTGCAGAAAATTTGGGGATCACACCACCCAACTCGGCGCTCATGATCATTACCGATGGTAACAAACGTACCGAAGTGAATGTAACGAGCGACCTGGAGCATAACACGGTGGTGTACTTCATCAAGGTCAACAAAAAATGA
- a CDS encoding PorP/SprF family type IX secretion system membrane protein: MNSVRKFLFLFLILLATASKMQAQVDPHFTQYYAYPLWLNPALTGVIDGDWRVTGNYRKQLPSAIDPYNTQGLTVDASLPHGFGLGLTMINQTAVSSGYQYVNGALSLSYLAQLSEFKMLSAGFQVGMLNRRVDPNKFQYGNQFNPVIGYDPSIPSNEVFAYRSATSVDGSIGLMYFDGDPSKKFNPFIGVSLYHPTQPVNRFLTGSDDSKIPMRYLVHAGARIQLSTTADLTPHAAYIRQGDADETVAGLSLDLKLEKDKELILGGIYRLNDAVAPSLGLRFGTLTVGLSYDINISQYKTVASSNSGYELSLSFVHKKKKKDTRFIWSRL; encoded by the coding sequence ATGAACAGCGTACGTAAATTTCTATTCTTGTTTCTTATTTTGCTGGCGACTGCATCTAAAATGCAGGCGCAGGTGGATCCGCATTTTACACAGTATTATGCTTATCCCTTGTGGCTCAACCCGGCATTGACAGGTGTTATCGATGGTGATTGGCGTGTTACCGGCAATTACCGCAAGCAACTGCCTTCTGCCATCGATCCTTATAACACACAAGGACTTACTGTAGATGCATCTTTGCCCCATGGTTTTGGATTGGGGCTGACCATGATCAACCAGACTGCTGTAAGCAGCGGTTACCAATATGTGAATGGTGCGCTTTCCCTTTCATACCTGGCACAGCTATCGGAGTTCAAGATGCTGAGTGCAGGCTTCCAGGTGGGTATGCTCAACAGGCGCGTTGATCCGAATAAGTTTCAGTATGGCAACCAGTTCAACCCGGTTATTGGGTACGATCCTTCCATCCCCAGCAATGAAGTATTTGCTTACCGTTCCGCCACATCGGTAGACGGTAGTATCGGATTGATGTATTTCGATGGCGACCCTTCGAAAAAATTCAACCCATTCATTGGCGTGAGCCTTTATCATCCTACACAACCCGTCAACCGGTTTTTAACGGGTAGTGACGACAGTAAAATACCCATGCGTTACCTGGTACATGCGGGCGCCCGGATACAATTGAGTACAACAGCCGATTTAACGCCCCATGCAGCGTACATACGCCAAGGCGATGCAGATGAAACAGTAGCGGGCCTCAGTCTTGACCTGAAACTGGAAAAGGACAAAGAGTTGATACTGGGAGGAATATACCGCCTCAACGATGCGGTGGCACCCAGCCTGGGATTGCGTTTCGGTACATTAACAGTGGGACTGAGTTATGATATCAATATTTCGCAATACAAAACAGTGGCGTCGAGCAACAGCGGGTATGAACTCTCTCTCAGCTTTGTTCATAAAAAGAAAAAGAAAGATACAAGGTTTATATGGTCAAGATTATAA
- a CDS encoding gliding motility-associated C-terminal domain-containing protein, with product MNKRKLYTLSLLFLLAPMFSWGKDVLFDSLPFPQGCTPFIIQRDTTICDGTSLTLKLLPPPPPDSMPGVWKQLITRSGMADSILFNPKPFGYNRDSQFLYTIYHQIIVRYDLRKNTQKSIPISGLWPGDYTEFTYDYTNKRLLCWRAGRDAVWAVSENGGSWQQISVGFTDNDCYGASSFWNPFSGQAGLYGGFGYGTMKNWVYENTVAGWIEKRPNVLPLDTVPKGGNLIGSNADGSKLYLFSGQGSYTGNEADGCSLGSPWATQNGRLCWLRDLWEIDVKNNYTFTKILPVNSQSIQYEGAAVYDYNKSRFFIFGGFKPDSNYTVNLNHVNTNKTYRFRRNVDTSFNQFQGEGDIPPALPNGVSNGMAYYDPIGKRMIWARYDGIWAYYPDSTLSAGSRVKVQWSTGETTDSIKVTPTQTTQYKVTRTVGGVVCSDSVTITLAGMKTALQKNVSICADSTLLDAGAGFSSYLWSNGATSQTIYGKQSGTYKVTVTKYLCTAQDTTRLLIAVPIKDFGVITLKDSICTGESDSMYVALPQTGVSYSWTISGNSTILHTAPDYKTPGIAKDVSFTVSGASNPAVCSTKTANAKVVVRVSLPKPVIYADSIGLAVLRFRWNPITVASGFSVSLDKGTTYQLPSSGLLGLTHTVTGLQPNDLVNLTVKTLGRYTCETSDTSQLSLRALNPFGNGIYIPNAFTPNGDGVNDIFLVYGTAIASLRLMVYNQWGALVFESRDPKKGWDGTYKGNKAPGGAYTYVMEAIMIDGTRVVKNGTFALIR from the coding sequence GTGAATAAGAGAAAATTATACACACTTTCTTTATTATTCCTTCTTGCCCCCATGTTTTCATGGGGAAAGGATGTTTTATTCGATTCCCTGCCTTTCCCGCAAGGGTGTACACCTTTCATCATCCAGAGAGATACTACTATTTGTGATGGAACCAGTTTGACCCTCAAACTGCTGCCGCCTCCGCCTCCTGATTCCATGCCGGGTGTATGGAAACAATTGATAACCCGGAGCGGTATGGCCGATAGTATTCTTTTCAACCCGAAACCGTTCGGGTACAATCGCGACAGTCAGTTCCTCTATACCATCTACCACCAGATCATCGTGCGTTATGATCTGCGGAAAAATACACAGAAATCTATACCTATTTCAGGCCTTTGGCCAGGCGATTATACCGAATTCACTTACGACTACACTAATAAACGTCTGCTTTGCTGGAGAGCAGGACGTGATGCGGTATGGGCAGTGAGTGAGAACGGAGGATCCTGGCAGCAGATCAGCGTTGGCTTCACCGACAATGACTGCTATGGCGCTTCTTCTTTCTGGAACCCATTTAGCGGACAGGCTGGCTTATATGGCGGTTTCGGTTACGGAACTATGAAAAATTGGGTTTATGAAAACACCGTGGCCGGCTGGATAGAAAAAAGACCTAATGTACTACCACTCGATACTGTTCCCAAAGGAGGTAATCTGATTGGCTCCAATGCAGATGGCAGTAAGCTGTACCTGTTCTCCGGCCAGGGTAGTTATACCGGTAATGAAGCAGATGGTTGTTCACTGGGTAGCCCCTGGGCCACACAGAACGGGCGACTGTGCTGGCTGCGCGACTTGTGGGAAATAGATGTAAAGAATAATTACACTTTCACGAAAATATTGCCGGTCAACAGCCAGTCCATTCAATACGAAGGCGCCGCTGTATATGATTACAATAAATCCAGGTTCTTCATTTTTGGCGGATTCAAACCCGACTCCAATTATACCGTTAACCTGAATCATGTTAATACCAATAAGACTTATCGTTTCCGTCGCAATGTAGATACCAGTTTTAACCAGTTCCAGGGGGAAGGAGATATACCGCCAGCATTACCCAACGGTGTTTCCAACGGCATGGCGTATTATGATCCTATAGGCAAGCGAATGATATGGGCACGGTACGATGGTATCTGGGCTTATTATCCAGATTCTACGCTTTCAGCGGGATCAAGGGTGAAAGTGCAGTGGTCAACCGGTGAAACTACCGACTCAATCAAAGTCACCCCCACCCAAACCACCCAATACAAAGTAACGCGTACGGTAGGCGGTGTTGTTTGTTCCGATAGTGTGACCATTACATTGGCTGGCATGAAAACGGCTTTGCAAAAGAATGTATCCATTTGTGCCGACAGTACCCTGCTTGACGCCGGTGCGGGTTTCAGTTCTTATTTGTGGAGCAATGGCGCCACATCGCAAACGATCTATGGAAAACAAAGTGGTACCTATAAGGTAACTGTTACAAAATATCTCTGTACTGCACAAGACACCACGCGGTTGCTCATTGCCGTGCCGATAAAGGATTTTGGCGTGATAACGCTCAAAGATTCTATCTGCACCGGTGAAAGCGATTCTATGTATGTAGCGTTACCGCAAACCGGCGTGAGTTATTCGTGGACGATCAGCGGTAATTCAACGATACTGCATACAGCCCCGGATTATAAAACGCCGGGTATTGCCAAAGACGTGAGCTTTACTGTTTCCGGCGCCAGCAACCCCGCAGTATGTTCTACCAAGACTGCTAACGCAAAAGTGGTGGTACGGGTGTCATTACCCAAGCCGGTAATATATGCCGATTCGATAGGATTGGCCGTGCTTCGCTTCCGCTGGAATCCCATAACGGTTGCCTCTGGCTTCTCTGTGAGTTTGGATAAGGGCACTACTTATCAATTGCCTTCGAGCGGCTTACTCGGGCTTACCCATACAGTAACAGGATTGCAACCCAATGACCTGGTTAACCTGACGGTTAAAACACTGGGTCGATATACCTGTGAAACCAGTGATACTTCGCAATTATCATTAAGGGCACTGAACCCCTTTGGCAATGGTATTTATATACCCAATGCTTTCACACCGAACGGTGATGGCGTCAATGATATATTCCTGGTATACGGAACGGCCATTGCTTCCTTGCGGCTGATGGTCTATAACCAATGGGGCGCGCTTGTATTTGAGTCGAGAGATCCGAAGAAAGGTTGGGATGGCACTTACAAAGGCAATAAAGCACCTGGCGGAGCATATACTTATGTGATGGAAGCGATCATGATCGACGGAACCAGGGTGGTGAAGAACGGCACATTTGCATTAATCAGGTAG
- the rpoN gene encoding RNA polymerase factor sigma-54: MSLSQSLQQKLLQKLSPQQIQLMKLLQVPTANLEERIKEELEENPALEMDEDRHEDEYSDELQDEFDNHEADDLDPDGSVEDYENVDISEYVMDDDGEIADYKLKDDNYPEMDDQKIIPIKVETSFHDLLVDQLGMLELDERSLKIAEQVVGSLDDDGYLRRELSSIADDLAFRQSLQVDEKEIETIIHQIQQFDPPGIGARDLKECLLLQLKRKLSEGIGVELAIQVLSRYFDEFTKKHYEKIQRGLNLSDEQIREVISQIIKLNPKPGGHIGEINKAESYIVPDFFIINNNGKLELTLNAKNAPDLRISEGYRDMLKDYDKGNKKDKRQKEAILFIKQKIDSAKWFIDMIKQRQETLINTMSAIMKHQREFFLTGDETTMKPMILKDIAELTGLDISTVSRVANSKFVQTEFGTYRLKFFFSESLSTDSGEEVSTREVKKILSDLIEAEDKRKPLSDELLTDMLQEKGYNIARRTVAKYREQLNIPVARLRKEL; encoded by the coding sequence ATGTCTTTAAGCCAGTCATTACAACAGAAGTTACTACAGAAACTGTCTCCACAGCAGATACAGCTGATGAAGCTATTGCAGGTGCCTACGGCCAACCTGGAAGAGCGCATCAAAGAAGAGCTGGAAGAGAACCCTGCCCTGGAGATGGATGAGGACAGGCACGAAGATGAATATTCCGATGAACTGCAGGACGAATTTGATAACCATGAGGCCGATGACCTCGACCCCGACGGGAGTGTGGAAGATTATGAGAATGTAGACATCAGTGAATATGTGATGGATGATGATGGAGAGATCGCAGACTATAAACTGAAGGATGATAATTATCCTGAGATGGACGATCAGAAAATCATCCCTATCAAAGTAGAGACCAGTTTCCATGACCTCCTGGTTGATCAACTGGGCATGCTGGAACTGGATGAGCGCAGTCTTAAAATAGCAGAGCAGGTAGTGGGAAGTCTCGATGATGACGGATACCTGCGTCGCGAACTGTCGTCCATCGCCGATGACCTCGCTTTTCGCCAATCCTTGCAGGTAGATGAAAAAGAAATAGAAACCATTATCCACCAGATACAGCAGTTCGACCCGCCAGGTATTGGCGCGCGTGACCTGAAAGAATGTCTGTTGCTTCAGTTGAAAAGAAAGCTGTCGGAAGGCATAGGCGTGGAGCTGGCTATACAGGTACTGAGCAGGTATTTTGACGAGTTTACCAAGAAGCATTACGAGAAAATACAACGCGGACTCAATCTCAGCGATGAACAGATCAGGGAAGTGATCAGCCAGATCATCAAACTCAATCCCAAGCCAGGCGGCCATATTGGCGAGATCAATAAAGCGGAGAGTTATATCGTTCCCGATTTTTTCATCATCAATAACAATGGGAAGCTGGAGCTCACGCTGAATGCCAAGAATGCTCCCGATCTGCGCATCAGCGAAGGTTACCGCGACATGCTGAAGGATTACGATAAAGGCAATAAAAAAGACAAGCGACAGAAAGAAGCCATACTCTTCATCAAACAAAAGATCGATTCTGCCAAGTGGTTCATTGATATGATCAAACAAAGACAGGAAACACTGATCAATACCATGAGCGCTATCATGAAACACCAGCGCGAATTCTTTCTTACAGGCGATGAGACCACGATGAAGCCGATGATATTGAAAGATATTGCCGAACTGACCGGCTTGGATATCTCTACCGTAAGTCGTGTGGCCAACAGCAAATTTGTACAAACAGAATTCGGTACCTACCGCCTCAAATTCTTCTTCAGTGAATCTTTGAGTACCGATAGCGGGGAGGAAGTGAGCACCCGCGAAGTGAAAAAGATCCTCAGCGACCTGATAGAAGCAGAAGATAAAAGAAAACCCCTCAGCGATGAGCTCCTCACCGATATGCTCCAGGAGAAAGGCTACAATATTGCCCGCAGAACGGTGGCCAAATACCGTGAACAGCTGAATATACCCGTAGCCCGCCTGCGTAAAGAGCTGTAA
- a CDS encoding DegT/DnrJ/EryC1/StrS aminotransferase family protein codes for MPGFEFFGNEERKEVNDVLETGILMRYGFDGPRKGIWKAKELEEAITRVFGAKYAQLTSSGTTALTTALTVLNIGAGDEVIMPTFTFVASFEAVLGVGAIPVLVDVDETLTLNPDAVRAAITPRTKCIMPVHMCGSMADIDALQQICKEHQLVFLEDACQSIGATYKGKAVGTIGDAGAFSFDFVKTITCGEGGVVLTNNEEVYLKCDGYTDHGHDHKGADRGADLHPFIGQNFRISELHAAVGLAQIRKLDQFLAIQRKNQRLLRSYLEQVPELSFRVIPDAEGDSCTFLSWFLPTEAIAKAVVVEMKAQGILPGNFYWYANNWHYIKQWDHLKNIATLNNLNAEQKAALQKLRSTNFPASDAIMSRCISTAISLMWTEEQVREKGTKMADIIKKVLSEATVQA; via the coding sequence ATGCCCGGTTTTGAATTTTTTGGCAATGAAGAAAGAAAAGAAGTCAATGATGTACTGGAAACAGGCATATTGATGCGTTATGGTTTTGATGGTCCCCGTAAGGGCATCTGGAAAGCCAAAGAATTGGAAGAAGCCATTACCCGTGTATTCGGCGCTAAATATGCACAGCTCACTTCGAGCGGTACTACCGCGCTTACAACAGCATTGACTGTGTTGAATATTGGTGCAGGCGATGAAGTGATCATGCCTACTTTTACTTTCGTGGCCAGTTTTGAAGCAGTGCTCGGAGTAGGCGCCATACCTGTATTGGTAGATGTGGATGAAACGCTCACGCTCAATCCCGATGCGGTTCGCGCGGCCATCACACCCAGAACCAAATGCATAATGCCCGTGCACATGTGTGGCAGTATGGCCGATATAGACGCGTTGCAACAGATATGTAAAGAACATCAACTCGTATTTCTTGAAGATGCATGCCAGAGCATCGGCGCTACGTATAAAGGGAAAGCAGTAGGTACCATTGGCGATGCGGGCGCTTTTTCTTTCGATTTTGTTAAAACTATTACTTGTGGAGAAGGAGGAGTGGTACTTACAAATAATGAAGAAGTGTATTTGAAATGTGATGGCTATACCGATCATGGCCACGATCACAAAGGAGCGGATAGGGGCGCTGATCTGCACCCGTTCATAGGACAAAATTTTCGCATCAGTGAACTGCATGCAGCAGTTGGACTCGCACAGATACGCAAGCTCGATCAGTTCCTGGCCATTCAGCGGAAAAACCAGCGCCTGCTGCGTTCCTACCTGGAGCAGGTACCCGAATTGAGTTTTCGTGTAATACCCGATGCGGAAGGGGATAGCTGTACTTTTCTCAGTTGGTTTCTGCCAACCGAAGCCATCGCAAAAGCGGTAGTTGTGGAAATGAAAGCACAAGGCATATTACCAGGCAATTTTTATTGGTATGCGAACAACTGGCATTATATCAAACAATGGGACCACTTAAAAAATATTGCTACACTGAATAACCTCAACGCAGAACAAAAAGCTGCGTTACAAAAACTGCGATCAACCAACTTTCCGGCAAGCGATGCCATTATGAGCCGCTGTATTTCAACTGCCATTAGTCTGATGTGGACGGAAGAACAGGTGCGAGAGAAGGGGACAAAAATGGCTGATATCATCAAAAAAGTATTGAGCGAAGCGACTGTGCAGGCATGA
- a CDS encoding DsbA family protein: MEPSLIYCYDAYCGWCYGFSPVIKKIAAHYPQLPVQVLSGGMILPKEPVHIGATAGYIQQAYKTVEEYTGIQFGNDYLWHINHPELSDWYPNSEKPAIALCIFKTFYPNKQLEFASDLQYALHYEGRDLTDDEAYRHLLEKYGIDEKVFYSKLKSEEYKVQAHYEFSLVKQLQVTGFPCLLLQETDSRFHLLSRGYTDYETLRARLDAALKQVGSGNHS, from the coding sequence ATGGAGCCTTCTCTTATTTACTGTTATGATGCTTATTGTGGGTGGTGTTATGGGTTCAGTCCGGTAATAAAAAAAATAGCTGCGCATTATCCTCAATTACCTGTTCAGGTATTATCCGGTGGTATGATCTTGCCGAAAGAACCTGTGCATATCGGCGCTACTGCAGGCTATATCCAACAGGCTTATAAGACCGTTGAAGAATATACAGGCATTCAATTTGGCAATGATTATCTCTGGCATATCAATCACCCGGAGTTGAGCGACTGGTACCCTAATTCTGAGAAACCCGCTATTGCATTGTGTATTTTCAAAACCTTTTATCCCAACAAGCAACTGGAGTTCGCATCTGATCTGCAGTATGCATTGCACTACGAGGGGCGCGACCTGACCGATGACGAAGCCTACCGTCATTTACTGGAAAAATATGGTATCGATGAAAAGGTTTTTTACAGCAAGCTTAAAAGCGAAGAATATAAAGTGCAGGCGCATTATGAATTTTCACTGGTCAAACAATTGCAGGTAACTGGCTTTCCTTGCCTGCTGTTGCAGGAAACCGACAGCCGCTTTCACCTGCTGTCCAGAGGCTATACCGATTATGAAACGCTCCGGGCCAGGCTCGACGCGGCTTTAAAGCAGGTTGGCTCGGGCAACCACTCATAA